GTGATAAATCAGGGTACGCAGAGACCCCGCTAAAGGGAGGGCCTAACCCACTGTCTGCCAGAAGCCCGCCTctcaaggcctcacacttgtacTTGAGAGGTGTtgcaactacacgacagtagTGAGATTTGATCATTGGTCAATCATACAAATCTGCCATTCCGAAACCAACTGCGAGTCTGCGATGCCTCTGCAGACTTAAATGTGAATGCAATGAATTGGTGAATGGTAGATACCTTAcctaaaatgagaaaaaaaagaagacaaatgatattttaaatcacagatatccaaaaataataaaatgtaacgTTGAATGAATAAATTATTTATCTCTATCAAAATAAAATGGCCTGACGCTATCACgcattctcttttttttctggAACAATCATATGATTATTTATCCTGTAATACCCAAAACATATGCGAGTGTGATATTTGAATATGCTTGGGCTTTGAATTAAGCGCTGAATATAATGGGCTCTTTGGCCCAATGTGAAACATTGAAATAAACTTCTATTGACGTTGAGAGGAAACATCGAAATTATAGTCTTCTCTTCTTGATGTTGTTTTTGAGAAGACAATAATTTACCTTAGTATTTGATGAAAAATCTAAAATACCCTTGGACTCGTTTCAACAGTCACAAATCACATAATCCAGTTGTTTAATGATGTCCAGCTGGTCCAATCCgttattcaaaaataaaattttaatgattAAATCGCAGTCGAAGTAGAAATTTTCTAAATACTTagtattttattactccatttcaCAGACTTCAATTTCTGGTTGGGCCTCATCGGCTACTattcaatttcaaatatttcctcatttttcgATCTGTCCGCCAATCCTCTTTCTTCCTCCtccgctctctctctctctctcttcataaAACCAATTTCACAGAGTATTCCGAGCTATGTAGCATTGTTAACTCCACACCTAATTCAAAAATTCAATTTCACGTGATTGTTCACGCTAAAGCTACTCGATATACCTAACAAACTACCAATCAATTCACAAACATGGCGACCTCGGCGTTCAAATCAACCACCAAGAGAGCCACCTCGGAGTATTCCGATCACCGCCGCTCCCGCAGCCTCAGCCGCTTCTCCCGCTCCATTGCGCCGGAGCCGGAGGCCGATATGGACTACATCAAAAACGCGCCCAGGGGGAAATTCGTCAACACCGCCAGGGGGCCGTTCCCGGAGATCAGCTTGGACGATCTGGCGCTCGAGTTATTCTCTTCTTCGTCTAAGAATGAGAGCGACGGAGGAGCCGTGGAGCGGGAGGGGCGCTCTGCCTCGCGCCGTGGGGAGGTTGGGCGGTGGGCGAGCGATACGGCGTCGTCCAGGAGAAGGGGGCGGTCTGTGTCGAGGAGCCGAGGTGACGCTGCTTCTATTAGTTCCGCATCCTCGGGGCCTAAAAATGCTGTCTCGCGTGACGATAGTTCGCGGCGGCGGAGGTCTGTATCTGTGGCGAGGAATGCTACTCCTAATACGGATAAGAACGCTGTGGTGGCTGATTTGGGGACGCGACGGCGGAGGTCGTTATCGGTGGCGAGGAGTAGTGCGAATGCTGTTCCTATTCAGGACAAGGATGCCGTCGCGGCTGACGCGGGGACGCGGCGGCGGAGGTCGATGTCAGTGGCGAGGTATCAGATTAGCGACTCTGAGGTGTGACTGATTTCTTGTTTAATACAATTAGAGACTTTTTTGGCATGTGAGAGTAAAATTCTTGTCATTCCACAAGAATATAGGATCATTCAATGTTTCTGGTCGTGTCATATTTGAAtcttaaataataaatatgacgcGAGTGAAAGGCCAATAGGATTATTTACATGTAGAGCTATAAATTTATCTAACGGTTTGTTATACGGAGTAGTATCTAGTTCATTTGAAATTTTAGGCATGTAGTGGCAAAAAGGCTGCTTTATTTTCAAGATGTTTATGCATCTTCCACACCTAGCGCTTTGTATTGGAGGATCACTAAATAATTCAAGATTGCAGTCTAATCCCTGAGTTGAAGAAATCCTACTATGTGAACATGGATATAAGTTTTGATTTGTAGAACTAACCTGTCTAATTTGTGTTCTGAGCTATCCAAGGGTTGTCCAGCATTGTTCATAGTATAAGTATGATTACCAAATCCTACCTTAATTTAGATTGCTTAGTTCACTTGAGCTGATTCCAACATCTGTAAATTCA
This portion of the Salvia splendens isolate huo1 chromosome 10, SspV2, whole genome shotgun sequence genome encodes:
- the LOC121751556 gene encoding uncharacterized protein LOC121751556 isoform X2; its protein translation is MATSAFKSTTKRATSEYSDHRRSRSLSRFSRSIAPEPEADMDYIKNAPRGKFVNTARGPFPEISLDDLALELFSSSSKNESDGGAVEREGRSASRRGEVGRWASDTASSRRRGRSVSRSRGDAASISSASSGPKNAVSRDDSSRRRRSVSVARNATPNTDKNAVVADLGTRRRRSLSVARSSANAVPIQDKDAVAADAGTRRRRSMSVARYQISDSESDIDCSQNTSNRATMIAPTSGNTHLHLASKTAASSYRLAGRARSQIDLSMLNDDYSSQSSALTDDESKDTRFGRNGSEKIIRAVHAQKKADHPSEEVANGGLYAVMRKELRHAVEEIRTELHQAMGKCQIALPSNDCSLSENAKIPHDSFRIREKYAKKLEQLEKQKKNLLAEMLLEEQCDQEVSETYEELSNSRASGVTEKPPQARK